DNA sequence from the Pelecanus crispus isolate bPelCri1 chromosome 4, bPelCri1.pri, whole genome shotgun sequence genome:
AAGCAGCTTGCTGTTTTCAGCATGGATCTCAGAACAAGTTACAAGGTAAGCCTGTGTTATGGGTGGTTCAGTTTTTGAAGCCCAGAGTAGATCTTCTTTAAtaccaggaaagaaaactaataTTCCAACACATAATCAGTACAGTGTTGTAGTGATACTGTTTACTCAAAGtcttaattttatcttttagcTAAAAAATTTATTGCTTTGGATGACTTCGTTGAAATTACCAAGAAGTATGCAAAGGGAATCATCCCATCTAACCTGATTATGCCTGAAGAAGATGATGAATTGGCAGGGAAGACTCCTGAAGAGTTACCTTTGCGACTGAAGGTAAAAAGGCAATAATGAACAGGTTATGTTGAAGGGCTTTTAACTTACACATTTCAGACAAGGCAGAGGCGACTTACACTTGAATCTCAAAGCTGACATTTAGTCTGCATAGGTCAGTACAAGAATTGTTGctataatttctttttggaCTTGACTTCATATGTATGTTTTACAGTTTCATATATATGAGTCACATATTTAAGAGAAAGGGATAATGGTTTTCCCTGGAAGAGGGCGATCTACCTTCATTACATCTCAGTGAGGATTTAAATGTCCCTATCACAACTggtgtatttttattatagaTGTTATTATATGCTTCATATCTTTCTTATTTAAACAGGAGCAAGCAGGTGGGAAAAATTATCCATAGCCTTAAGGTGTGAAAAGGTTCTGTTATGAAGGAATTCAAGAATAGTGGAATCTGCTGTTAGTGGTTTTCTATACCGATTTAAGGTGCATGCATTCAATACAGGTATAGATTTCAAGCAAGGTAGGGGGTTTCAAGCTGCAGACATGagagtttttgttttaattgttattttgtTGTCCATTATCATGTGGtagaggtgaaaaaaaaaggggggggtaTGTCTTTCCAATCTTTTGAATAACTaatgttctatgattctattctatgattctatgattctgaaaGAGATGCATGTATGAAGAACAGGGACACCTTTGCTAATAAACAAGCTTATGCCCAAGTCATTGTGTGTGTTGCCCCAGTTCATCACAAAGTGTAGATCTTTGCTGAAGCATTCTTGGCCTTTCCCTTGAACTAATTAATATAAAAGCATAAGTTCTGGGAAAACATAAAAACTATCTTTTTATGGGGGAAGGAGGATTGTTCACAGCATCTAATGTGCAGATGCAACATCTGAATATGTGTTTGAAAAATCCTGTACTTTTTATTGATCCTGTGTAAAGTGTGTGGTTGGTCACAGGGAGAGGATTCGATCCAGCGGTTCCTTTGTTGTCTGGTGACTGTTGGAAAATGCCACGTAAGATAGGTAGAATTTTAAGATCCagtacaattatttttctggagTTAAAAGAATCCCTAAACTCGTAGTAATTATAGTTATATTTCTGCTGCTTACAAACCACATTTTGACAGCTGCATCCCTAGATGTTTGGGAAGAATTGTTTTAAAGATAAACCACAGCTGAAAAGACTTCCTGTAGGTGCATATGAATCATATGCACTGCTTCCTGTAGTGTATATGCATATCAGAATGTATAGCATAATCCTTGCAGAACAGTGGCAGAGTTAAGTGCTTTAAAGCTACAGTACTTGCAGCTCAAGTAGCGACTTAAGATAGTACAGGACTGCAGCCATGTAGTTCATCTTCAGTATGAAGTTAGCAGAGCAGAATATTTGACTAGGAAGCCATTTAATTATATGTGTCAAAGGTAATGAAATACATCTTTCCTGAAATCAGAATCGCCTCTGAGCTTCATCTGACTGAATTAATCAAAATAGAGCTAATAATCTCAGACAAAGTAATCTCATCTTATTGGCAACATTCGTCTGAATTATAAATCTTTTCACGTCAGCGGAGGTTAGACAACTGACTGCTACTGCTTCAGCTAAGAATATCTGTGATGTAAAGATACAAAACTGCtcataaataaaatgcttctttctctctttccaggTTGTAAAATATCCGCTTCATGCCATTATGGAAATTAAAGAATACCTTATAGATATTGCGTCAAAGGCAGGAATGCATTGGCTGTCTACCATTGTTCCAACACACCATATCAATGctctcatctttttcttcatcatcAGTAACCTGACAATTGATTTTTTTGCCTTCATTATTCCATTAGTCATATTCTATTTGTCCTTCATTTCTATGGTGATTTGCACACTGAAAGTTTTTCAGGACAGTAAGGCTTGGGAAAACTTCCGTGCTTTGACTGACTTACTGCTTCGTTTTGAACCAAACCTAGATGTTGAGCAAGCTGAGGTGAATTTTGGATGGAATCACTTAGAgccatacatttattttttactctcagtattctttgtcattttttccttccctataGCAAGCAAAGACTGTATACCATGCTCAGAGTTAGCTACCATCTCGGTTTTCTTCACAGTGACAAGTTACATGAGTTTAAGCACGTGTGCAGAACCTTACACACGAAGAGCGTTAATGACTGAGATAGCAGCAGGTTGCTTATCCCTGCTGCAGGTATTACCTGGGAATTTTGGCTACTTGAAATTCGTAGGTAAAACCTTCTTTACTGTTCCAGTAGGCCATTTCTTTGTGATAAATGTCAGCATCCCATGCCTTCTGTTTTTGTACTTGTTCTATCTTTTCTTTAGAATGGCACAACTACGGAATTTTAAAGGCACCTACTGCTACCTGGTCCCATATCTGGTCTGCTTTATGTGGTGCGAACTCTCTGTGGTCATTCTGCGGGAGTCCTCTGGCATTGGGCTCGTTCGTGCATCAATCGGttactttctgtttctctttgcaCTCCCAGTGCTAGGGGTAGGCATTGCACTGATGTGTCTTATCCATTTCATTAAGTGGTTTGTGTCTCTGGAGCTCATGAAAATTGTAGTGACTCTGGTTTTGTGTACTGTTCCATTGCTCTTCCGATGGTGGACGAAAGTTAACTTCTCTGTAGTTGAAATGGTTAAGTCCCTCACTCGAAGCTCGATTGTGAAACTCATTCTGGTGTGGATTACAGCTGTAGTATTGTTCTGTTGGTTCTATGTGTATCGATCAGAGGGAATGAAAGTTTACAATTCAACCTTGACTTGGAATCAGTATGCTTTCCTCTGTGGACCCCGGTCGTGGAAGGACACTAACATGGCACGTACTCAGATTTTATGTAGTCACCTGGAAGGACACAGAGTGACATGGACTGGGCGGTTCAAATATGTGCGCGTGACAGAAATCGACAATAGTGCAGAATCTGCAATAAATATGCTTCCACTTTTTATTGGCGATTGGATGAGATGCTTGTATGGTGAAACCTACCCTCTTTGTGACCCCAAAAATGTTAcgctggaggaggaagaattgTGTCGTCTCAAGTATTTGACAAAGCATAACTGCCACATGAAAATGTTTGATCGGTACAAATTTGAAATAACTGTGGGCATGCCTTTCAGTAGCAAAAATGGAACCAAGTTTATAGAGGAGGATGATATAACCAAAGATATTGTGCTGAAGGCAAGCAATGAGTTTAAAAAAGTGTTGTTGAACTTGAGGCAAGGAAGTATAATTGAATTCAGCACAATTCTGGAGGGTCGTCTTGGCAGTAAATGGCCTGTCTTTGAACTGAAAGCAATCACTTGCTTGAATTGCATGTCTAAACTCTTACCTGCAGGGAGGCATGTGAAAATAGAGCATGACTGGAGGAGCACAGTGCATAAAGCCATTAAATTcgcttttgattttttcttcttcccattccTGTCAGCTGCGTAATGAGCTCTCATATTGGTTCAGTGGTATCTTCGGTGTACGCTGCATTTACACTACCAAAGGTTTGGCTtcttaaaaggtaaaaaaaaccccaaaaaaccaccttGCTGTAGCAATGCTCAAAATGTATGCTAATGTAGAGCATTGGTTGAGTTCTCTAAGTGTACACACTGTATCCTGACTTTAAACCCTGTATGACTGAAGTAATATTTACTAGTTTAATATTGTAAATGAATGCAGGGGATTGCTACTGACTAATTGCATGGAGgctgttttttccaaaatggatATATATTTGCCTGTGGTACGACACTAGATGCAGTCACTTGCTCGATGTGAAAAGCACTTTActctttaaaatattcacaacGTGCCCATTTGTATTTTCACAGGTATGATTTAGAATAGGTAGCTGACAACAGCTTATGTTGCATATACTGCTTGTATTTATTTGGTGTTTTCTAGAAAAAAGTGATCTTATAGTCAGTACCTGGTGGTGATATCTACATACAGAACTCATTGTTTCACTATTCGTCCAGAAGATAGTAACTGTaatgtttttttgaaagggCACACCATTTCACACCCCAGCAAGGTTGTTAAAAGTCCTCAAGCTTCCATTTGCATTAAATATTCTGTACAAAATATGCTACTTGTTCTGATTTGGTTATGATAGCTACACATATGACACTAAGGTATAATCCATGCTGGTGTGTGAAGGACGAACACGAGAGAGTAAGGCTGGTATTGAGATGGTACCAGTAACAGACAAGCCAAAGCAACTGAAAATAGTACATAAAAGTCTGCAGTGGAAACTGAAATAGAATGTTTGTTTAATGATTTATATTGtgcaaataaacataaaatacaaactTGAATTAAATGGGTACAACATTTGTTCATTATGCTTTGACATTGTGAGCAGTTGTTTATATTGCGCTGATAacagctttcactgaaaaatagaatttagaatatttaaaattttctggtGTGGGATACTTGCAGTTATACTTCACGTTCTTTCAAGCTAGCAGTAAAATCTGAGTATGCCAGGTGAAGTTTTTGTATCTGAAACTTAGACATGCTCCTTAGCCCTGCTTTCATTGTGACTCACTGCCTTTTTTAACCATTGGATGAGTGTATTTCACAGATACCTCACACTGCTTCCCTGACTACTCTTCCAGTGATGGTGCATTAGATCCTATTTGCCTTTGCATATCAGTCATCACTGGGGGCTGTTACCAGTGAAAACTCTTCACAGAGAAGGGGAAACTTCTGGGAAAATGAGGCATTTGGCTGCACTCCAGCCATGAGCACCCTCTTGAACATcgccctgggctgcagctgggaagaagCCCAAGGCACCTGCAGGCGTGCTGCCCGGTTCCCAGGCAGTGAGCCAAGCCCGACGTTGCAGAGCAGAAGCCTCCACCATCCAAAGCCACGTAGTCACGTTTGAGCCTGTCGGAAAATCTGTAAAGTAGAATCATGTCTTCCAGgtgcttctggttttgaaaactcTTTCCAcctggggaaaagaaatggtGTAAGGTAGCAGGTAAATGCAAATTTTGACATAATTTCACTTGCTTGGTCCCGTTTTGGCTGGCAATAAGCCAAACTTagccttttctcctcttcttgcTAGAACATCTGTAGgctcttttaaaatatctaaacaTTCATACTGTCTCTGAAATTTAAGCACAAaagatgtgggtttttttacttttcttccttatatacACATAATTGGGAAATTTCTATTCATATGTTTGTCAGGAGGGAAAAGGCAACAGTCTTGGTATTCAGAA
Encoded proteins:
- the WFS1 gene encoding wolframin, yielding MNSDPDPSSSPSHPQLHLGRSQLNAAAVDHSENNQKSGPSSGDTATFSSSVPGYSHSREKAEKNEGMKEEPEVLFEELLERAKAGEPKAQTEVGKHFLRLAEEEDEELNNCSAVDWFILAAKQGRREAVKLLRRCLADRRGITSENEQEVKKLSSETDLERAVRKAALVMYWKLNPKKKKQLAVSELLENVGQVDNEGGEKQPGPVPKSVQKQRRMLERLVSSESKKFIALDDFVEITKKYAKGIIPSNLIMPEEDDELAGKTPEELPLRLKVVKYPLHAIMEIKEYLIDIASKAGMHWLSTIVPTHHINALIFFFIISNLTIDFFAFIIPLVIFYLSFISMVICTLKVFQDSKAWENFRALTDLLLRFEPNLDVEQAEVNFGWNHLEPYIYFLLSVFFVIFSFPIASKDCIPCSELATISVFFTVTSYMSLSTCAEPYTRRALMTEIAAGCLSLLQVLPGNFGYLKFVGKTFFTVPVGHFFVINVSIPCLLFLYLFYLFFRMAQLRNFKGTYCYLVPYLVCFMWCELSVVILRESSGIGLVRASIGYFLFLFALPVLGVGIALMCLIHFIKWFVSLELMKIVVTLVLCTVPLLFRWWTKVNFSVVEMVKSLTRSSIVKLILVWITAVVLFCWFYVYRSEGMKVYNSTLTWNQYAFLCGPRSWKDTNMARTQILCSHLEGHRVTWTGRFKYVRVTEIDNSAESAINMLPLFIGDWMRCLYGETYPLCDPKNVTLEEEELCRLKYLTKHNCHMKMFDRYKFEITVGMPFSSKNGTKFIEEDDITKDIVLKASNEFKKVLLNLRQGSIIEFSTILEGRLGSKWPVFELKAITCLNCMSKLLPAGRHVKIEHDWRSTVHKAIKFAFDFFFFPFLSAA